Proteins encoded by one window of Cloeon dipterum chromosome 4, ieCloDipt1.1, whole genome shotgun sequence:
- the LOC135943660 gene encoding uncharacterized protein LOC135943660, with protein MSAGSVSSLDDAKCLAREMIKRNISDVPFWTSARPSNCSDFSTWCALDGSGEVVDQASLQIINKSINPKKQFVTVKANVQTESLTFEFEDPAVLARAMCSRPSSQTCTESLCSPMGFKEQFDHTKSLHKTAFYRADCKYMYGCNKIFDLCYMPSPRPYYLASKWGQATSLEYRMVLLTLETEEKMDCILKLLKANNMKTGTFHVNAVSFGCPKSNRWCQIPEDPILNNSYIPWGKGEPSMDPSKECVLVKYDADKKSLTFTKNSCKDATNLRIVQTIDSFPEHSFGTS; from the exons ATGAGTGCTGGAAGTGTTTCTTCTTTGGACGATGCCAAGTGTTTGGCCCGCGAAATGATCA AAAGAAATATTAGTGACGTGCCTTTCTGGACAAGCGCGAGGCCGAGCAACTGCTCTGATTTTTCCACGTGGTGTGCGCTGGACGGGTCGGGAGAAGTCGTTGACCAAGCTTCATTGCAGATTATCAACAAAAGTATCAACCCTAAGAAGCAATTTGTTACAGTGAAGGCGAATGTGCAGACAGAGTCTCtgacttttgaatttgaagacCCTGCAGTCTTGGCCAGAGCTATGTGTtcg CGACCGAGCTCTCAAACTTGCACAGAATCGCTGTGTTCTCCTATGGGTTTTAAAGAGcag TTTGATCATACAAAGAGCCTTCATAAAACAG CTTTTTACAGGGCAGATTGTAAATACATGTAtggctgcaataaaatatttgacttgTGTTACATGCCA AGCCCGCGGCCCTACTATTTGGCTTCTAAATGGGGTCAAGCAACCTCTTTAGAGTATCGCATGGTATTACTTACACTGGAGACTGAAGAAAAAATGGATTGcatattaaaacttttgaaag CAAACAACATGAAGACTGGAACTTTTCATGTCAATGCTGTGTCCTTCGGCTGCCCAAAATCAAACAGATGGTGCCAAATTCCTGAAGATCCCATTCTAAACAACTCCTACATTCCTTGGGGAAAAGGAGAACCTAGCATGGACCCGTCGAAGGAATGCGTCTTAGTGAAGTACGATGCGGACAAAAAATCTCTCACGTTTACCAAAAATTCTTGCAAAGATGCTACTAATCTGCGTATTGTacaaactattgattcttttccAGAACATTCATTTGGAACAtcttaa
- the LOC135943157 gene encoding solute carrier organic anion transporter family member 74D-like, giving the protein MPAQHATSCGWWFCRPRWLQGFATTKTFLVVFGLLGTVQTMSYVYFVATLTTMERRFKIPSKTTGLMLSGNEISQILLSLVLTYFGGRGNRPRWIAAGVAISALSCFILALPHLVYGPGRSALALTKEFHGEVNNTYLQSSIIALTSPICGTAFSERQTQIEQSCTSEDENNSTDGNYSLVPILLVFLSQFVLGIGSTLYWALGQIYLDDNAGKAKTPLFLGLTLALRTLGPAFGFVIAFGCLNIYIDPFVTPTISMSDPRWLGAWWLGWIFLGVMMLVFAVLISLFPHELPPKASKKGSKLQAPLLTQREPEKPGFKEFPRALKRILSNKLLMTNIASSTFYILGASGYITYVTKYMEVQYNKTAANAGILAGTSGLLAMTLGFLVSGYVISKFQPRAKYVLGWNVVTGLTYILAEISFIFIGCPDVLVQGFNTFGEPFNLTSECNAACSCPDNLHFSPICINETTFFSACHAGCQNIFEGPEGTNRNVTFSQCSCAASSFLKQFTDSESFGDLLATEGTCIPECPNMFLWFLIGTYIMHMIGSSGKVGNILVNFRCVDPIDKAFAQGLALVVISLFAFIPGPIIFGALIDASCLIWDQSCGKKGNCALYQRSFYRYYMNVGAAAITSIAVVLDVVVCYMGRDLDLYGEEEEEQPQHKRQIHRKA; this is encoded by the exons ATGCCGGCGCAACATGCCACTTCTTGCGGTTGGTGGTTCTGCAGACCGCGATGGTTGCAAGGGTTCGCCACCACTAAAACTTTTTTGGTGGTCTTCGGCCTCCTGGGCACTGTCCAGACCATGTCCTACGTTTACTTCGTGGCCACACTCACCACCATGGAGAGGAGGTTCAAGATCCCCAGCAAGACGACCg GGCTGATGCTGAGCGGCAACGAGATCAGCCAGATCCTTTTGTCACTGGTCTTGACCTACTTTGGGGGCCGCGGCAACCGTCCGCGCTGGATCGCGGCTGGGGTGGCCATCTCGGCTTTGTCGTGCTTCATCCTGGCCTTGCCGCACCTGGTCTACGGGCCCGGCAGGTCGGCCCTGGCGCTGACCAAGGAGTTCCACGGCGAGGTGAACAATACGTACCTGCAGAGCAGCATCATCGCGCTGACCAGCCCCATCTGCGGCACCGCGTTCTCCGAGCGACAAACGCAGATCGAGCAGAGTTGCACCTCCGAGGACGAGAACAACAGCACTGACGGCAATTATTCGCTTGTGCCCATCCTGCTTGTCTTCCTCTCGCAGTTTGTGCTCGGCATCGGCTCCACGCTCTACTGGGCCCTCGGACAAATCTACCTCGACGACAATGCGGGCAAAGCGAAAACGCCGCTCTTTTTAG GTTTGACCCTGGCTCTGCGTACCCTGGGCCCGGCGTTCGGCTTCGTCATCGCGTTCGGCTGCCTGAACATCTACATCGACCCGTTCGTGACGCCGACCATCAGCATGTCGGACCCGCGCTGGCTGGGCGCCTGGTGGCTCGGCTGGATCTTCCTCGGCGTCATGATGCTCGTGTTCGCGGTGCTGATCTCACTTTTCCCGCACGAACTGCCGCCCAAGGCGAGCAAGAAGGGCAGCAAGCTGCAGGCGCCCCTGCTGACACAGCGAGAGCCCGAGAAACCAGGTTTCAAAG AATTCCCGAGGGCTCTGAAGCGGATTTTAAGCAACAAGCTGCTGATGACAAACATTGCGTCTTCCACTTTTTACATTCTTGGGGCTTCGGGTTACATCACCTATGTCACCAAGTACATGGAAGTGCAGTACAACAAAACGGCTGCCAACGCCGGAATACTTGCAG gCACATCTGGGCTGCTCGCGATGACCCTCGGCTTCCTCGTGTCCGGATAcgtcatttcaaaattccagccAAGGGCTAAATACGTCCTCGGCTGGAACGTGGTTACCGGTCTCACGTACATTTTAGcagaaatttcattcatttttatcggCTGCCCGGACGTCTTAGTCCAAGGCTTCAATACATTTGGCGA GCCGTTCAATCTGACTTCCGAGTGCAACGCGGCGTGCAGCTGCCCCGACAACCTGCATTTCTCGCCGATTTGCATAAACGAAACCACCTTTTTCTCAGCCTGCCATGCTGGCTGCCAAAATATATTCGAGGGGCCAGAGGGAACAAATCGGAATGTT ACCTTTTCCCAATGCTCGTGCGCCGCGTCCAGTTTTTTAAAGCAGTTTACAGATTCTGAAAGTTTCGGCGATTTGCTGGCAACCGAAGGAACGTGCATTCCCGAGTGCCCCAACATGTTCCTTTGGTTCCTCATTGGAACCTACATCATGCACATGATCGGAAGTTCAGGCAAGGTCGGAAATATTCTAGTCAATTTCAG ATGCGTAGATCCCATAGACAAGGCGTTCGCACAAGGTCTGGCGTTGGTGGTGATCAGCCTTTTTGCATTTATCCCAGGGCCGATTATATTCGGAGCTCTAATTG ACGCTTCCTGTTTGATTTGGGACCAGTCGTGCGGCAAGAAGGGCAACTGCGCCCTTTATCAAAGGTCCTTCTACAGATATTACATGAACGTCGGCGCAgcag CAATAACGAGCATAGCTGTGGTGCTCGACGTGGTGGTGTGTTACATGGGGAGAGATCTGGATTTATACGGAGAAGAGGAAGAGGAGCAGCCGCAGCACAAGAGACAAATTCACCGAAAGGCATAG
- the LOC135942447 gene encoding solute carrier organic anion transporter family member 74D-like, with protein sequence MQTSLKSNTLCRPGLNDSLLGAECSSDSQDSGGWITPLHVFFLAQFINGLGSFSLYTLGNSYLDDNCEKATLPILLAITNAVRPAAPMLGGIITKFCLSTFVSLELTPIITPSDSRWIGAWWMGWLILGFSLLFVAVLISMFPETLPTMAGRQQNVLVESRDTAEASEERNLKDFWKTLKRLLSNKAALYSMLSMVLYVSGILVPASYMVKNYEAQYRIPAENAGFYYMISTSLPSMISVILSGLVMSTFKPSARFVALWGMMATAFSLVASSVYPSLGCHQTDLQMQKIDSHSRNPYLAECNCDFVKFSPVCHEANQTSFVSACHAGCRDFVTEGEKIKEYTQCFNLVTQPSAEIELEHTVSPGLCRPDCEDKWMLNLWLTAAIAFVTSSSRTGQTLTILRCVKARDKEMALSLVIALIHILPMTLAPYAFGKLIDGTCIMWEKTCSGLGNCWLHHTEDMRYSFYSLVIVFLMLQLIFDFFVFCNVEDVKIFDDEEEDDKSVDGDQNRNEVLGHALTDSDGSAELEEFAADTRNSQVEQNESRENGFSRDEHNQVSFVREI encoded by the exons ATGCAAA CGTCGCTGAAGAGTAACACGCTTTGTCGTCCTGGGTTGAACGACAGTTTGCTAGGAGCGGAATGCAGTTCAGACTCGCAAGATTCCGGTGGCTGGATCACACCATTGCATGTCTTTTTCCTCGCACAGTTTATCAATGGGCTTGGCAGCTTTTCTCTCTACACCCTAGGCAACTCGTATTTGGACGACAATTGCGAAAAAGCCACGTTGCCAATATTACTCG CAATCACTAACGCTGTGAGACCAGCCGCACCAATGCTTGGAGGCATTATCACCAAATTCTGCTTAAGCACGTTCGTCAGCCTAGAACTAACGCCAATCATCACCCCTTCGGACTCGCGGTGGATCGGTGCCTGGTGGATGGGATGGCTTATTCTTGGCTTCTCCTTGCTTTTCGTCGCCGTGCTAATCTCCATGTTCCCAGAGACTTTGCCCACCATGGCCGGACGACAACAGAATGTCTTAGTTGAGAGCAGAGATACGGCCGAAGCGTCAGAGGAAAGAAACCTTAAGG acTTTTGGAAAACTCTCAAACGATTACTCTCCAACAAAGCCGCCTTGTATAGCATGCTATCCATGGTCTTGTATGTGAGCGGAATTCTAGTTCCTGCGTCGTacatggtaaaaaattatgaagctCAGTACAGGATCCCTGCTGAAAATGCCGGTTTTTACTATa TGATTTCGACAAGTCTACCCTCAATGATTAGCGTTATACTTTCCGGGCTAGTAATGTCCACATTCAAGCCTAGCGCCCGCTTTGTTGCTCTCTGGGGCATGATGGCGACTGCGTTTTCCTTGGTTGCTTCTTCCGTCTATCCCTCTCTGGGCTGCCATCAAACAGACTTGCAGATGCAGAAGATCGATTCACACTC ACGAAATCCATACCTCGCTGAATGTAATTGCGACTTCGTGAAATTTTCTCCGGTGTGCCACGAGGCTAACCAAACCAGTTTCGTTTCGGCCTGCCACGCCGGCTGCCGAGATTTCGTGACTGAAGGAGAAAAGATCAAG GAGTACACGCAGTGCTTCAATCTAGTAACTCAACCCTCGGCTGAGATTGAACTCGAACACACAGTTTCTCCAGGATTGTGCCGACCAGACTGTGAGGACAAGTGGATGCTGAACTTATGGCTCACAGCTGCTATTGCATTTGTGACCAGTTCTTCCAGGACCGGCCAAACGTTGACTATACTGAG ATGCGTTAAAGCGCGAGACAAGGAAATGGCCCTCAGCTTGGTGATAGCGCTTATACACATCCTACCGATGACCCTAGCACCTTATGCCTTTGGCAAATTAATCG acGGAACATGCATCATGTGGGAGAAGACATGCTCAGGACTTGGAAATTGCTGGCTCCACCACACCGAGGACATGAGATATAGCTTTTACAGTTTGGTGATAG TATTTCTGATGTTGCAACTCATCTTCGACTTCTTCGTGTTTTGCAACGTGGAGgatgtgaaaatttttgatgacGAGGAAGAAGATGACAAATCAGTCGACGGGGATCAAAATAGAAACGAAGTACTTGGACATGCGTTGACTGACAGTGACGGCTCCGCCGAACTTGAAGAATTTGCCGCTGACACTAGAAACTCCCAAGTCGAACAGAACGAGTCCCGTGAAAATGGATTCTCACGTGATGAACATAATCAAGTGTCCTTTGTTAGGGAAATCTAA
- the LOC135942808 gene encoding LOW QUALITY PROTEIN: solute carrier organic anion transporter family member 74D-like (The sequence of the model RefSeq protein was modified relative to this genomic sequence to represent the inferred CDS: inserted 1 base in 1 codon), protein MDCYLKRRLSSEDRKIHVEAQSGGWGAVVDAARCXFGRWLGNWRSSGMKSPPKMQQQEQDQEQQQPWLADDDAEDAEADTRCGIGPCKRLEFFNKYFANKNTFILVYGVLGCIYGSTYAYSNATLSTIEKRFKIPSKVTGVISVGNDISSLFVAGLLGYYAGKGHRPRWMAVGIFCVAMFCFITLLPHLIWGPGEDALGLTLEEGGVGDSTDYDVQLIMKRKTLCRAGLNDSLAGAECYTPGNTEESGIAPAFLLFLAQFISGIGGSLYYTLGTSYMDDNIKRSKTPALVSVTYFMKMLGPAVGYSLASFFLKVYIAPDLTPSITNTDPRWLGAWWAGWAVLGSLLLVMAFLISMFPQTMPRTIIRRREARARGEKVEQSASSEKASLSDMIDTVKRLLKNKIYMCNTLAAIFYMFGFMPFWMYTPKYIEVQYRVSAARASFFTGSVGLVFSAFGILISGFVITKFKPSARCLALWNVFVSIIAVCATITYPFLGCNESDLQSRQMVLHKDEVQQACNLNCDCDFVKYSPVCSEDGQTTFISACHAGCRDFVMEDNKKIFTDCSCIPSPIGAAAFQLSEDSIEVSNFSVQDLASNNDSVLTTSTPSSILSNLPQFMGGRAFSGPCPVDCTFMFYSYIALVCLLKFTGASGRTSNFLVSVRCVSERDKATSLGFGMMLFSFFVFIPSPIIFGYIIDSTCVVWGKTCTRKGNCWLYEGESMRFIMNFTAAVFVAIGTLFDVGTWYYVKNLQIFEANRDENMGTKEERELINVQRADNGELAKPISAADHADSE, encoded by the exons ATGGATTGTTATCTGAAGCGGAGATTGTCCTCTGAAGATAGAAAGATACACGTCGAGGCGCAGAGCGGAGGCTGGGGAGCAGTTGTCGACGCAGCACGCT TTTTTGGCCGGTGGCTTGGAAATTGGCGCTCATCAGGCATGAAGTCGCCCCCCAAgatgcagcagcaggagcaggACCAGGAGCAACAACAGCCCTGGCTGGCCGACGACGACGCCGAGGACGCCGAAGCCGACACCCGCTGCGGCATCGGGCCGTGCAAGAGGCTCGAGTTCTTCAACAAGTATTTCgccaataaaaacacgttcATCTTAGTGTACGGAGTGCTCGGCTGCATTTACGGGTCCACCTACGCCTACTCGAACGCGACCCTTTCCACCATAGAAAAGAGATTTAAGATTCCCAGCAAAGTCACAG GTGTGATATCAGTGGGAAATGATATCAGTTCACTGTTTGTTGCTGGCCTGCTTGGCTACTACGCCGGCAAAGGTCACAGGCCAAGGTGGATGGCCGTGGGCATCTTTTGTGTGGCCATGTTCTGTTTCATCACCCTGCTGCCACACCTAATCTGGGGTCCTGGCGAGGACGCCCTCGGCCTCACCCTTGAGGAAGGCGGAGTCGGCGACTCAACAGACTATGACGTCCAAT taatCATGAAACGCAAAACCCTCTGTCGGGCGGGTTTGAACGACAGCTTGGCGGGCGCTGAATGCTACACGCCGGGAAACACGGAAGAGAGCGGCATCGCGCCGGCCTTCCTGCTCTTCCTGGCGCAGTTCATCTCGGGCATCGGCGGCTCCCTTTACTATACGCTGGGCACCTCGTACATGGACGACAACATCAAGAGGTCGAAAACGCCGGCCCTCGTCA GCGTGACCTACTTCATGAAGATGCTGGGTCCGGCAGTGGGCTACTCGCTCGCCTCGTTCTTCCTCAAAGTGTACATCGCGCCCGATTTGACCCCGAGCATCACCAACACGGACCCCAGGTGGCTGGGGGCCTGGTGGGCCGGCTGGGCCGTGCTCGGCAGCCTGCTCTTGGTGATGGCCTTCCTCATCTCCATGTTTCCGCAGACCATGCCCCGCACGATCATCCGGCGCCGCGAGGCCAGGGCCAGGGGCGAAAAGGTCGAGCAGAGCGCCAGCAGTGAAAAAGCATCGCTCTCGG ACATGATCGACACCGTGAAACGACTTCTGAAAAACAAGATCTACATGTGCAACACTCTAGCAGCAATATTCTACATGTTCGGCTTCATGCCGTTTTGGATGTACACGCCAAAATACATTGAAGTGCAGTACAGAGTGTCTGCAGCAAGGGCCAGCTTCTTCACTG GttccgttggactcgtcttcTCCGCGTTTGGGATCTTGATATCGGGATTCGTGATCACGAAATTCAAGCCGAGCGCCCGATGTCTCGCCTTGTGGAACGTGTTCGTTTCCATTATCGCGGTGTGCGCGACGATAACCTACCCCTTCCTCGGCTGCAACGAGAGCGACTTGCAAAGCAGGCAGATGGTGCTGCACAA GGATGAAGTGCAACAGGCGTGCAACCTGAATTGCGACTGCGACTTCGTCAAATACTCTCCAGTCTGCTCCGAGGACGGGCAGACCACCTTCATTTCGGCTTGCCACGCCGGTTGCAGAGATTTTGTGATGGAAGATAACAAAAAA ATTTTCACCGACTGCTCTTGCATCCCATCGCCGATCGGAGCAGCGGCTTTTCAACTCAGCGAGGACTCGATTGAAGTGTCCAACTTTTCCGTCCAGGACCTTGCGTCCAACAACGACTCGGTGTTGACCACGAGCACACCGAGCTCAATCCTCAGCAATCTGCCTCAATTTATGGGTGGAAGAGCCTTTTCAGGACCTTGTCCTGTCGACTGCACCTTTATGTTTTACTCCTACATCGCCCTGGTGTGCCTCCTAAAGTTCACGGGAGCGTCTGGCAGGACCAGCAACTTTTTGGTTTCAGTCAG GTGTGTATCAGAAAGAGACAAGGCGACGTCACTAGGTTTCGGAATGATGCTATTTAGCTTCTTCGTGTTCATTCCTTCTCCGATCATTTTCGGTTACATAATCG ACAGCACGTGTGTCGTGTGGGGCAAGACGTGCACTCGGAAGGGCAACTGCTGGCTCTACGAGGGAGAGTCGATGCGCTTCATCATGAATTTCACGGCCGCAG TGTTTGTCGCGATTGGAACGTTGTTCGACGTCGGCACGTGGTACTACgtgaaaaatctgcaaatctTCGAGGCCAACCGGGACGAAAACATGGGCACAAAAGAGGAGCGGGAGCTGATTAATGTACAAAGGGCTGATAATGGAGAGCTCGCCAAGCCAATAAGTGCCGCCGACCACGCGGATAGCGAGTGA